ATCGTGCCGTGATGCCGGTGCTGGCTGCCTTCGGGGGCGTTGTGTATGGTGTGGCCGGCACAAACATCGTCAGCTATGCCGTCGTCGGTGTCGTGAAGCTTGCGGCGTGGACTGCGTTTGGGATCGCCCAGGGCCTCAACGGCTTCGCTATTTTTGTGCTCGCCCACGAGTGCGGTCACCAGGCCTTCAGCCCGTACCGCTCGCTGAACAACGCCGTCGGCTTCCTGCTGGACTCCGCCATCCTCGTCCCGTACCACAGCTGGCGCATCAGCCATGGCAACCACCACAAGAACACGAACCACCTCACCAAGGACACGGCGTTTGTGCCGCGCAAGGAGCAGCGTGTGGTTGACCTGGTCGAGGAGACGCCGCTGGTGATGCTGTGGAATATGTTTGTCATCTTCACGTTTGGCTGGCAAGCGTACCTCTTTGCCAACATCGCCAGCCAGGACTACGGTCGCCGCACCAACCACTTCGAGCCTTCGTCGCCGCTCTTCAACAAAGACGACCGGTATGACATTCTGCTCTCCGATGTCGGCAtcgtggctgcgctgttcATCTTGGCTCTCTGCACTTACCAGTACGGCGCGTACAACGTCTTTTGCTGGTACGTTGTGCCCTACCTCTGGACGAATTTCTGGCTGCTCTACGTCACCTACCTCCAGCATTCCGACCTGCGCATCCCGCACTACGTACACGAGCACTGGACATTTGtgcgcggcgccatcgccacaGTCGACCGTGACTACGGCTGCATCATCAACAACTGGCTGCACTACATCAACAACTCCCACGTTGTGCACCACCTCTTCAGCCAGATGCCTTTCTACCACGCAATCAACGTGACGCGCCACCACATCAAGGACATCATCGGCGACGCCTACGTCGTGGACGACCGTTCGCTTGTTGAGATGCTGTGCGAGACATGGAGAGAGTGTCGCTACGTCATCCCGTCCGAGGGCGTCAGTGTCTTCTACGGCTTCACCAAGGGTGGCGCGTAATACATAGGACGagtgcgaaagagagagagcgaagcaaAGATGCAGTGTGCTGCGCACTGTCCTGTTAAATTGTACCACCCCTCGCAAGGGTcatggcagcgctgcaggacgCCATCCTCACATCGTGCTCTGATTAGTCCATGAGTCCCACCTTTGGCCCTTTTTTGTCTACCTTCTCACcagtgcctctctcttttataGTCCATGGTGGCACCACCTCCATGTGGGCTTCccatctctcttcctttgcCTTT
This genomic window from Leishmania braziliensis MHOM/BR/75/M2904 complete genome, chromosome 10 contains:
- a CDS encoding putative fatty acid desaturase, which translates into the protein MKSILKAGRKKDVDVVVPPKELTIKQIQDQIPAKYFERSAVQSMYYVFRDICQVLALYFIMYRAVMPVLAAFGGVVYGVAGTNIVSYAVVGVVKLAAWTAFGIAQGLNGFAIFVLAHECGHQAFSPYRSLNNAVGFLLDSAILVPYHSWRISHGNHHKNTNHLTKDTAFVPRKEQRVVDLVEETPLVMLWNMFVIFTFGWQAYLFANIASQDYGRRTNHFEPSSPLFNKDDRYDILLSDVGIVAALFILALCTYQYGAYNVFCWYVVPYLWTNFWLLYVTYLQHSDLRIPHYVHEHWTFVRGAIATVDRDYGCIINNWLHYINNSHVVHHLFSQMPFYHAINVTRHHIKDIIGDAYVVDDRSLVEMLCETWRECRYVIPSEGVSVFYGFTKGGA